A portion of the Saimiri boliviensis isolate mSaiBol1 chromosome 1, mSaiBol1.pri, whole genome shotgun sequence genome contains these proteins:
- the LOC120368451 gene encoding small ribosomal subunit protein eS21-like encodes MQNDAGKFMDLYMPRNASNHVIGAKDHASIQMNVAEVDKVTGRFNGQFKTYAICGAICRTGESDDYIP; translated from the coding sequence ATGCAGAACGACGCTGGCAAGTTCATGGACCTGTACATGCCACGGAACGCCAGCAACCACGTCATCGGTGCCAAGGACCATGCATCCATCCAGATGAACGTGGCCGAGGTTGACAAGGTCACAGGCAGGTTTAACGGCCAGTTTAAAACTTACGCTATCTGTGGGGCCATATGTAGGACGGGTGAGTCAGATGATTACATTCCCTGA